In Mangrovivirga cuniculi, the following proteins share a genomic window:
- a CDS encoding transglycosylase domain-containing protein, with protein MGRPKQNNKKKIFRIIFRWAIGLFALGVAVMGLFIGAIYAGVFGKLPDKEELRSFSNPEASMVYSSDGKILGQYFYVNRQAVEKEEIPDYLINALVATEDVRFYDHEGIDFQSWFRVLIRTIILQQESAGGGSTITQQLVKNIYGRQEYPFLALPISKFKEAIIAGRIEDIYSKKEIVAMYLNTVPFGEEVYGIAAAADRYYSKNVQDLTVDEAAVLVGMLKANTYYNPRLNPENSFKRKSVVLSQMAKYGYISEDLRKEFSQKPIDLDYNNRIINTKAGYFVKQVKSQVQKILEEKTKEDGTPYILEKDGLRITTTLDSRLQERAETSVREHLTKLQKLMNEDQSVKNKLSPDNPAFKEKVKRTEAFQQLRKKGLSEKEIYDSLSIKKKMRVFTWDGIDDVNFSVLDSIAYYESFLQSAVLSIDPGTGDVKAWVGGADFRFFPYDNVFARRQVGSTIKPFIYLGALNQGYNPCDFVANRVKTYVDYDDWSPENAGNNNNEGKFSMMGGLANSVNLISIDWLLTIGPEYFVELLRYSGVESPLEPVPSLALGSFEIPVYEMAKAYTSILNDFPIDKLNLITKIEDSNGRVIYPEAKEVQKIATVKNNKTDNEPLFDESDRRIIIEFMQEVVRSGTATRLKNYKLKGEVAGKTGTTQNGADGWFVGYSPELLTVVWVGAPSPDVHFGSSSIAQGAAMALPIWGRIYSSISKKPEMSDLYLGRFRKLSSKEERMINCPMYKEDNIFDDIGDIFRKDEVSNDKLERRRKRKQFFRDLFKGKNEEKEKDKDGSEL; from the coding sequence ATGGGTAGGCCAAAACAAAATAATAAAAAGAAGATCTTTAGAATAATCTTTCGCTGGGCAATCGGGTTGTTTGCTCTGGGCGTTGCAGTCATGGGATTATTTATAGGCGCTATATATGCAGGAGTATTTGGTAAACTTCCTGATAAAGAAGAATTGAGAAGTTTTTCTAATCCTGAGGCGTCGATGGTTTACTCTTCTGATGGAAAAATCCTTGGACAATATTTTTATGTTAACCGGCAAGCTGTTGAAAAAGAAGAAATTCCTGATTATTTGATTAATGCATTGGTAGCAACGGAAGATGTTAGGTTTTATGATCATGAAGGAATTGATTTTCAAAGTTGGTTCAGAGTTTTAATCAGAACAATTATCCTTCAACAGGAATCAGCGGGAGGAGGGAGTACAATTACCCAGCAACTAGTTAAAAATATCTATGGCCGTCAGGAGTATCCTTTTTTGGCCCTTCCGATAAGTAAATTTAAGGAGGCGATTATTGCCGGACGTATTGAAGATATTTACAGTAAAAAGGAGATAGTAGCAATGTATCTCAATACTGTTCCTTTTGGCGAGGAAGTATATGGTATTGCTGCAGCCGCGGATAGGTATTACAGTAAAAATGTTCAGGATCTGACGGTAGATGAAGCTGCAGTATTAGTTGGAATGCTTAAAGCAAACACCTACTACAACCCAAGGCTTAATCCTGAGAATAGCTTTAAGAGAAAGTCTGTTGTTCTAAGTCAAATGGCTAAATATGGTTATATATCAGAGGATCTTAGAAAAGAATTCAGTCAAAAACCGATTGATCTTGATTACAACAATAGAATTATTAATACTAAAGCCGGTTATTTTGTTAAACAAGTCAAAAGTCAGGTTCAGAAAATTTTAGAGGAAAAAACCAAAGAGGATGGGACTCCTTATATACTTGAAAAGGATGGCTTGAGAATTACCACAACCTTAGATAGCCGTTTACAGGAAAGAGCAGAAACATCTGTCAGGGAACATCTTACAAAACTTCAAAAGTTGATGAATGAGGACCAGAGCGTAAAAAATAAGTTATCTCCGGATAATCCTGCCTTTAAAGAAAAGGTGAAAAGAACAGAAGCATTTCAACAACTTAGAAAGAAAGGGTTGTCGGAGAAGGAAATATATGATTCTTTAAGTATTAAGAAGAAAATGAGGGTCTTTACCTGGGATGGTATTGACGATGTGAATTTTTCTGTGTTGGATAGTATAGCCTACTACGAATCTTTTTTGCAATCTGCAGTCTTATCTATTGATCCCGGTACAGGTGATGTCAAGGCCTGGGTAGGAGGTGCGGATTTTAGATTTTTTCCTTACGATAACGTGTTTGCCCGCAGACAGGTAGGTTCCACTATAAAACCATTTATTTATTTAGGAGCATTAAATCAAGGATATAATCCATGCGATTTTGTGGCAAACAGAGTTAAAACCTACGTGGATTACGATGATTGGTCTCCAGAAAATGCAGGGAATAATAACAATGAAGGGAAATTTTCTATGATGGGTGGGCTGGCCAATTCTGTTAATCTGATATCTATTGATTGGTTGTTAACTATTGGTCCGGAATATTTTGTTGAATTGTTACGTTACAGCGGCGTTGAAAGCCCACTCGAACCGGTTCCTTCCCTGGCATTAGGTAGTTTCGAAATTCCGGTATATGAGATGGCCAAAGCATATACTTCTATTTTAAATGATTTCCCAATTGATAAACTGAATCTCATTACTAAAATTGAAGATAGTAATGGGAGAGTGATCTACCCTGAGGCTAAGGAGGTACAAAAAATTGCTACAGTTAAGAATAATAAAACTGACAATGAACCCTTGTTTGATGAATCCGACAGAAGAATAATTATTGAATTCATGCAAGAGGTAGTTAGAAGCGGAACTGCTACCAGGCTTAAAAATTATAAACTAAAGGGAGAGGTAGCTGGAAAAACAGGTACAACCCAGAATGGAGCAGACGGTTGGTTTGTTGGCTATAGTCCGGAATTGCTTACTGTAGTTTGGGTTGGAGCACCCAGCCCTGATGTACATTTTGGTAGTTCTTCAATCGCACAGGGAGCGGCGATGGCATTACCAATATGGGGTAGGATATATTCCTCGATTTCAAAAAAACCTGAAATGAGTGATTTATATCTGGGTAGGTTCAGGAAACTATCTTCTAAAGAGGAAAGAATGATCAACTGCCCTATGTATAAGGAAGATAATATATTCGATGATATAGGAGATATTTTTAGAAAGGATGAAGTGTCTAATGATAAATTAGAAAGAAGAAGAAAGCGAAAACAATTTTTCAGAGACCTCTTTAAAGGTAAAAACGAGGAAAAAGAAAAGGATAAAGATGGCTCTGAGCTTTAA
- the proC gene encoding pyrroline-5-carboxylate reductase, protein MNKILIYGGGNMGLVYAKTISEYYHAKDHVFIVEKREENIKKIKSLGFLCSNSIPENFKSYDYIILAVKPQDFISIATPLEKHIQDNQWLISIMAGISCELIKENLKHKKIIRTMPNLAIPFKEGLTGFYISSKSLLTDIEKKNILDLLTLGGKILEVEDENDLNAITALSGSGPAYFFYFIEQLQNAAINKGFSKEQARMIAIQTLKGALKVLENSEDTCETLIQKVSSRGGTTEAAFQVFNEYNLGDNFIQGINRANERSEEFGQELKNIILNK, encoded by the coding sequence ATGAATAAGATACTGATTTATGGTGGTGGAAATATGGGGTTAGTATATGCTAAAACCATTTCAGAATATTATCACGCTAAAGACCATGTTTTTATTGTGGAGAAAAGGGAAGAAAATATAAAAAAAATTAAATCTCTCGGATTTTTGTGTTCAAATAGTATTCCCGAAAATTTCAAAAGTTACGATTACATTATTCTTGCAGTAAAACCTCAGGACTTTATTTCTATAGCAACTCCGCTTGAAAAACACATTCAAGATAATCAGTGGCTTATATCTATAATGGCAGGAATCAGTTGTGAATTGATCAAAGAAAACCTGAAACATAAAAAGATTATTCGCACTATGCCTAACCTGGCTATACCATTTAAAGAAGGACTAACGGGATTTTATATTTCCTCGAAAAGCCTACTCACTGACATTGAAAAGAAAAATATCTTAGATCTTCTTACACTTGGTGGAAAAATCCTGGAAGTTGAAGATGAAAATGACCTCAATGCGATTACAGCTTTAAGTGGTAGTGGGCCGGCATATTTTTTTTACTTTATTGAACAATTGCAAAATGCTGCAATAAATAAAGGTTTTTCCAAAGAGCAGGCAAGAATGATAGCCATCCAGACATTAAAAGGCGCATTGAAAGTTCTGGAGAATAGTGAAGATACTTGCGAGACACTAATTCAAAAAGTTTCTTCCAGGGGAGGAACCACTGAAGCTGCTTTCCAGGTATTCAATGAATATAATCTTGGTGATAATTTTATTCAGGGAATAAACAGGGCTAATGAAAGATCCGAAGAGTTTGGACAGGAATTGAAAAATATTATTCTAAATAAATAG
- a CDS encoding glycoside hydrolase family 3 N-terminal domain-containing protein, producing MNLTSRTKSILILFFVFTFFNLLSQEIKNDESGFQNKLDQLTLKQKVGQLFIVPAYPNRGQAHVDSINYLIDSLNIGGLIYFQGTSSELSELQEKLSQSKFPLVHSMDAEWGAAMRIRDTYRLPYAMTLGATRDTSLAYEYGVLAGKKLKSMGINVSYAPVVDINNNPDNPVISFRSFGEEKKLVNDLAFAYARGLMDQKVLPVFKHFPGHGDTDSDSHKDLITLNHNYDRLKRVELYPYNNLTELPAAGIMIGHLAVPEVTGDDVPASISPEIITGLLKDSLGVDNMVFSDAMDMKGALKYAKTGDLEWRALVAGTDFLLMSKDVIKAIDFIVDKIEESPYYEKLLDEHVLRILKYKSNLPDIQGNYYSMAEKQLEYEYKVFERKVLQNATTILGDSSLVPLKDLGTYKTAFVQFRYNPDSKTLLNTINKYDTVDFYPVIKGEKITENILNQLKSYDRIIIHHEGLWMSTAANYDLGEAELKSTEELLQLPGQKVLLVTGNAYAVNVLDSNGNADVTILTYQGREEGERSAVQALYGGFSSKGQLPVSLNNYNFGDGINTKKIRLGYKYPEQLNINSDIIHSKVDSIVQYAINSSAFPGCQILVAIDGDIFFHKGYGYHTYDSINEVSISDIYDIASITKITSALPLLMKMVDDGRIQLDSKFSNYNDYYKNSVIGDASIRSILAHNARLKSWIPYYKEAQRRNGKWRWRTFKSKPSRRFPIKITDDLYMHRTFRKRYVYKGIKKAPANPDSGYVYSGLSFYLWPDIIKKQTGERIDVKLFDEFTSRLSATTLTYNPLERGFELRRIIPTEQDNYFRNEQIHGTVHDEGAIIMQGLSANAGLFSNSMDLAKMMQMYLNYGSYGGERYISEETLKEFTRCQYCDEGNRRGLGFDKPLLEDKWKGTPSPDASDSSFGHTGYTGTFAWADPQNGLLFIFLSNRVYPTRDNKNLYRLNIRPSIHQVFYDALKKISSEN from the coding sequence ATGAATTTGACTAGCAGGACAAAGTCTATACTAATTTTATTTTTCGTCTTTACATTTTTTAATCTTCTATCCCAGGAAATTAAAAATGATGAGTCCGGGTTTCAAAACAAATTGGATCAACTGACTTTGAAGCAAAAGGTGGGACAATTATTTATTGTTCCTGCTTATCCAAACAGAGGGCAAGCTCATGTGGATTCTATTAATTATCTGATTGATTCATTGAATATAGGCGGGTTAATTTATTTTCAGGGTACTTCTTCTGAATTAAGTGAATTACAGGAAAAACTATCTCAATCAAAATTTCCTCTGGTTCATTCGATGGATGCCGAGTGGGGGGCTGCTATGCGCATACGGGATACCTACAGACTTCCATATGCGATGACTTTAGGAGCAACAAGAGATACTTCCCTGGCTTATGAATATGGTGTATTGGCCGGAAAGAAACTTAAATCAATGGGTATAAATGTTAGTTATGCCCCTGTAGTTGATATAAATAATAATCCTGATAACCCTGTAATAAGTTTCAGGTCTTTTGGAGAAGAAAAAAAGCTAGTTAATGATCTTGCATTTGCTTATGCCAGAGGTCTTATGGATCAAAAGGTTTTACCGGTTTTTAAACATTTCCCGGGTCACGGAGATACTGATTCAGATTCACACAAAGATCTAATTACTTTAAACCATAATTATGATAGATTAAAAAGAGTTGAATTATATCCTTATAATAATTTAACAGAATTACCTGCCGCTGGAATAATGATCGGACATTTAGCAGTACCCGAAGTGACGGGTGATGATGTGCCTGCTTCTATAAGTCCGGAGATCATTACCGGTTTATTAAAAGATAGCTTAGGTGTTGATAATATGGTGTTTAGTGACGCTATGGATATGAAAGGAGCATTAAAATATGCTAAAACAGGAGACCTGGAGTGGAGGGCATTGGTTGCTGGAACAGATTTTTTATTGATGAGTAAGGATGTGATAAAAGCAATCGATTTTATTGTCGATAAAATTGAAGAATCTCCTTATTACGAAAAATTACTTGATGAACATGTATTGAGAATTTTGAAATACAAATCAAATTTACCTGATATACAGGGGAATTATTATTCTATGGCTGAAAAGCAATTAGAATATGAGTATAAGGTGTTTGAAAGAAAGGTGTTGCAAAATGCTACCACGATTCTCGGAGACAGTTCGTTGGTTCCATTAAAAGATCTTGGAACTTATAAAACGGCTTTTGTACAGTTCAGATATAATCCGGATAGCAAGACATTATTAAATACTATCAATAAGTATGATACAGTAGATTTTTATCCGGTTATTAAGGGTGAAAAAATAACTGAAAATATTTTAAATCAACTAAAATCCTATGATCGAATTATAATTCATCATGAGGGATTATGGATGAGTACAGCCGCAAACTATGATCTTGGAGAAGCAGAATTGAAATCGACAGAAGAACTTTTGCAGCTGCCAGGGCAAAAAGTGTTACTGGTGACGGGAAATGCTTATGCAGTTAATGTTCTGGATTCAAATGGAAATGCAGATGTGACAATTCTAACATACCAGGGTAGAGAGGAGGGCGAAAGATCAGCTGTTCAGGCTCTTTATGGTGGATTTTCTTCTAAAGGTCAACTTCCGGTATCTTTAAATAACTATAATTTTGGAGATGGAATAAACACAAAAAAAATACGATTAGGATATAAGTACCCGGAACAATTAAATATTAACTCGGATATCATACATTCAAAAGTTGATTCGATTGTTCAGTATGCTATTAATAGTAGTGCTTTTCCAGGTTGTCAGATTCTTGTGGCAATAGATGGAGATATATTTTTTCATAAAGGATATGGTTATCATACCTATGATAGTATCAATGAAGTATCAATTAGTGATATTTATGATATAGCATCAATTACAAAAATCACTTCAGCATTACCATTGTTAATGAAAATGGTTGATGATGGCAGGATTCAATTAGATAGCAAGTTTTCCAATTATAATGATTATTATAAAAATAGTGTAATTGGTGATGCTTCAATAAGATCAATACTTGCTCATAATGCAAGATTGAAAAGCTGGATACCATATTATAAGGAAGCCCAAAGACGAAATGGGAAATGGAGATGGAGAACCTTCAAGTCTAAACCGTCAAGAAGATTTCCGATCAAGATCACAGATGATCTATATATGCATAGAACATTCAGGAAAAGGTATGTATATAAAGGAATAAAGAAAGCCCCGGCAAATCCCGATTCCGGTTATGTATATTCTGGTTTATCCTTTTATTTATGGCCGGATATTATTAAAAAACAGACCGGAGAAAGAATCGATGTTAAACTTTTTGATGAGTTTACTAGTAGGTTAAGTGCTACGACGCTCACCTACAATCCATTAGAAAGGGGTTTCGAATTAAGACGAATCATTCCTACAGAGCAAGATAATTATTTTAGAAATGAACAAATACATGGTACAGTTCATGATGAAGGAGCGATAATCATGCAGGGGTTGTCTGCAAATGCAGGTCTTTTTAGTAATTCCATGGATTTAGCTAAAATGATGCAGATGTATCTTAATTATGGTTCATATGGTGGAGAAAGATATATATCTGAAGAAACCTTAAAAGAGTTTACAAGGTGTCAATATTGTGATGAAGGAAATCGTCGTGGATTGGGGTTTGATAAACCATTACTTGAAGATAAATGGAAAGGTACACCTTCGCCTGACGCAAGTGACTCAAGCTTTGGCCATACAGGATATACCGGGACTTTTGCCTGGGCAGATCCTCAAAATGGACTGCTTTTCATCTTTTTATCTAACAGGGTTTATCCTACAAGAGATAATAAAAACCTTTACAGGCTAAATATAAGGCCTTCAATTCACCAGGTTTTTTATGATGCTTTAAAAAAAATAAGTTCCGAAAATTAA